In Labilibaculum sp. DW002, one DNA window encodes the following:
- a CDS encoding response regulator yields MQTNDLIKDISFLYELALSVGRSLDKKENCKQFLHTLMSFKNIEFGCVWIKNYNIPYSNVSSGYKAIYSHPIIKLKTVDIDDSLFLDHCFNDRPSFSCILTKEISEQIGFKVKEGGAVTFFQLQNLGFIMLYSSSEKRIWNDIDLTKLRNVVDKFSISIKACLFHEKSIQDLITITETKKLLEKAKKEAEESEKLKSAFLSNISHEIRTPINAIVGFSNLLSDKDIDAELHKGFIEHISNNSEKLLKLINNLIDVSKMETNQLAVSKNEFVLNPVIMDLFKAYTRNSNIKSDVDLRLKLPPNSENISIFSDKNKIIQILDNLIDNAMKFTANGIIEIGYFIENDIDPVFFIKDTGVGICTEKQHTIFEIFRQGENSSTRKFEGSGIGLTLCQKLVHLLDGEIWFDSKIEVGSNFYFKLHDSIKSNLQLLNHSKDSASSENDSSEVKLIDFSNRRVLIAEDVKSNFKYLNAIIELTDAEVIWAKNGADAIDICKSNDSIDLVLMDIRMPEIGGLDAIKQIKEIDSTIPVVVQTAFALNNEKEECLAAGADDFITKPIDPHKLIEILQKFL; encoded by the coding sequence ATGCAAACAAACGACCTCATTAAAGACATTTCATTTTTATATGAGCTAGCCTTATCAGTAGGTCGCTCATTAGATAAAAAGGAAAATTGCAAACAGTTTTTACATACACTCATGTCCTTTAAAAACATTGAGTTTGGTTGTGTTTGGATTAAAAATTACAACATACCTTATTCTAATGTTTCTTCAGGTTATAAGGCCATCTACTCGCATCCTATAATAAAACTAAAGACTGTTGACATTGATGATTCTTTATTTTTAGATCATTGCTTCAATGACCGTCCTTCATTTTCATGTATACTAACAAAGGAAATAAGTGAACAGATTGGTTTTAAGGTAAAAGAGGGGGGAGCTGTTACTTTTTTCCAACTGCAAAATCTTGGTTTTATCATGCTATATTCCTCTTCAGAAAAGAGAATCTGGAATGATATCGACTTAACCAAATTACGTAATGTGGTTGATAAGTTTTCTATTTCGATTAAAGCTTGTTTATTTCATGAAAAATCGATTCAGGATTTAATTACAATTACAGAAACTAAAAAACTTCTTGAAAAGGCAAAAAAAGAAGCGGAGGAGTCTGAAAAATTAAAATCAGCCTTTCTTTCTAATATTAGCCATGAAATAAGAACTCCGATCAATGCGATTGTTGGATTCTCCAATTTATTATCAGATAAAGATATAGATGCTGAGTTACACAAAGGATTTATTGAGCATATCTCTAACAATAGTGAGAAACTGTTAAAGCTGATAAACAATCTTATTGATGTTTCGAAAATGGAGACAAATCAACTCGCTGTAAGCAAAAATGAATTTGTTTTAAATCCAGTGATTATGGATTTATTCAAGGCTTATACGAGAAATTCAAATATTAAATCAGATGTAGATTTACGCTTAAAGCTACCACCTAACAGTGAAAATATTTCAATCTTTTCGGATAAGAATAAGATTATACAAATCCTTGACAATCTGATTGATAACGCCATGAAGTTTACGGCTAATGGCATTATTGAAATAGGTTATTTCATTGAAAATGATATTGATCCTGTTTTTTTCATAAAAGATACAGGTGTCGGAATATGTACGGAAAAACAACATACAATTTTCGAAATATTCAGGCAGGGAGAAAACAGTTCAACAAGAAAATTTGAAGGTTCTGGAATTGGCTTAACACTTTGCCAAAAGCTAGTTCATCTTTTAGATGGTGAAATTTGGTTTGATTCAAAAATTGAGGTTGGTTCAAATTTTTACTTTAAACTACATGATTCTATAAAATCAAATCTCCAATTATTAAATCATTCTAAAGATTCAGCAAGTTCAGAGAATGATTCTTCAGAAGTTAAATTAATTGATTTTTCGAATCGCAGGGTTCTTATTGCTGAGGATGTAAAATCCAATTTTAAATACTTAAACGCAATAATAGAATTAACCGACGCAGAGGTAATCTGGGCTAAAAATGGTGCCGATGCTATTGATATCTGTAAATCTAACGATAGTATTGATTTGGTTTTAATGGACATTAGAATGCCAGAAATTGGTGGCTTAGATGCGATTAAACAGATAAAGGAAATTGATTCAACAATTCCTGTTGTTGTGCAAACTGCTTTTGCATTAAATAATGAAAAAGAGGAATGCTTAGCTGCCGGTGCTGATGACTTTATTACGAAGCCTATTGATCCACATAAGCTTATTGAAATTCTACAAAAATTCTTATAA
- the gyrA gene encoding DNA gyrase subunit A, translating into MTTGERIIRINIEEEMKSAYIDYSMSVIVSRALPDVRDGLKPVHRRVLFGMNELGIAANKPHKKSARIVGEVLGKYHPHGDSSVYMAMVRMAQHWSLRYPLVDGQGNFGSVDGDSPAAMRYTEARMKKIAEETLADLDKDTVDMSFNFDETLKEPTVLPTRIPNLLVNGASGIAVGMATNMPPHNLTDTIDATIAYIDNNDVTIDELVDIVKAPDFPTGGIIYGYQGVKEAYETGRGRVVVRAKTNIEVTDSGREKIIVSEIPYMVNKAELIMKAADLINDKKIEGISNVNDESDRKGMRIVFDLKRDAIANVVLNKLFKYTQMQSSFSVNNIALVKGRPRLLNLKDLIHYFVEHRHDVVVRRTQYELKQAEARAHILEGLIIALDNIDQVIALIRGSKTPEEARLGLMSNFELDEIQAKAILDMRLQKLTGLERDKLHAEYEELMKLINHLNAILNDEQMRMGIIKDELLQVKAKYGDERRTEIVYASEDFNPEDFYADEEMVITISHMGYIKRTPLTEFKTQNRGGVGAKGSHTRDEDFLEHMIMATMHNTMLFFTEKGKCFWLKVYEIPEGSKQSKGRAIQNLLNIEPDDKVKAYINVLTLKEEEYINNNNIVLCTKKGVVKKTSLEAYSRPRVNGVNAITVREGDQLLEARLTNGKKEILIAARSGKAIRFAEDQVRAMGRTASGVRGITLRDEADEVVGMVCVENSDEDIMVVSENGYGKRSNIDDYRITNRGGKGVKTINITDKTGELIALKSVSDNDDLMIINKSGITIRLAVAGLRVMGRATQGVRLINLSKKDDSIAAVAKVNSSNEDDTETNTEEATEGES; encoded by the coding sequence ATGACCACGGGAGAAAGAATCATACGCATTAATATTGAAGAGGAAATGAAGTCTGCTTACATCGATTACTCGATGTCAGTAATTGTTTCCCGAGCTTTACCAGATGTTAGAGATGGACTTAAGCCTGTTCACCGACGAGTATTATTCGGAATGAATGAATTGGGTATAGCCGCAAATAAACCTCATAAAAAATCTGCAAGAATCGTAGGTGAGGTTCTCGGTAAGTATCACCCACATGGTGATAGCTCAGTTTATATGGCCATGGTTAGAATGGCTCAACACTGGTCGTTGCGTTACCCTTTGGTTGATGGACAAGGAAACTTTGGTTCGGTTGATGGTGATAGCCCTGCAGCTATGCGTTATACCGAGGCTAGAATGAAGAAGATAGCGGAAGAAACCCTTGCTGATCTTGACAAGGATACAGTTGATATGTCTTTTAACTTTGATGAGACACTTAAGGAACCAACTGTACTTCCAACTCGTATCCCAAATTTATTAGTAAATGGAGCATCGGGTATTGCAGTAGGTATGGCAACTAACATGCCTCCTCATAATTTAACTGATACGATTGATGCTACCATTGCTTATATCGATAATAACGATGTTACAATTGATGAGTTAGTTGATATTGTTAAAGCTCCTGACTTTCCTACTGGCGGTATCATTTATGGCTATCAGGGTGTAAAAGAGGCTTATGAGACAGGTAGAGGGCGTGTTGTTGTTCGTGCTAAAACAAATATAGAGGTTACAGATTCTGGCCGTGAGAAAATCATCGTATCAGAAATTCCTTATATGGTTAATAAGGCTGAGCTTATCATGAAAGCCGCTGATTTAATCAACGATAAAAAGATTGAAGGCATTTCTAATGTCAATGACGAATCGGATAGAAAAGGGATGCGTATCGTTTTTGATTTGAAACGTGATGCGATTGCAAATGTTGTATTGAATAAATTATTCAAATACACACAAATGCAATCATCTTTCTCAGTGAATAATATTGCACTGGTAAAGGGAAGACCTAGATTATTAAATCTTAAGGATTTGATTCATTACTTTGTTGAGCATCGCCATGATGTGGTCGTACGTCGTACTCAGTATGAGTTAAAGCAAGCAGAAGCAAGAGCTCATATTCTTGAAGGTTTAATTATTGCTTTGGATAACATCGATCAGGTTATTGCTTTAATTAGAGGTTCGAAAACGCCAGAAGAAGCAAGACTTGGTTTAATGTCTAATTTTGAATTAGATGAAATCCAAGCGAAAGCAATTTTGGATATGCGTTTGCAAAAGCTTACTGGTCTTGAACGAGATAAGCTACATGCTGAGTATGAGGAATTGATGAAATTGATTAATCATTTGAATGCGATTCTTAACGATGAGCAAATGAGAATGGGTATCATCAAAGATGAATTACTTCAGGTTAAAGCGAAGTATGGTGACGAAAGAAGAACTGAAATCGTATACGCTTCAGAGGATTTTAACCCGGAAGATTTCTATGCTGATGAAGAAATGGTAATTACTATTTCTCATATGGGCTATATCAAGCGTACACCATTAACAGAGTTTAAAACTCAAAATAGAGGTGGTGTAGGAGCGAAAGGATCTCATACCAGAGATGAAGATTTCCTTGAGCATATGATTATGGCTACTATGCACAATACCATGCTATTCTTTACTGAAAAAGGTAAATGTTTCTGGTTGAAAGTGTATGAAATTCCAGAGGGATCGAAGCAATCGAAAGGTCGTGCTATCCAGAACCTATTAAATATTGAGCCAGATGATAAAGTAAAAGCTTATATCAATGTTCTGACTCTAAAAGAAGAAGAATATATTAACAACAATAATATTGTTCTTTGTACAAAGAAAGGTGTTGTCAAAAAGACTTCCTTAGAAGCTTATTCACGTCCTCGAGTAAATGGTGTAAATGCAATTACTGTCCGTGAAGGTGACCAATTATTGGAGGCGAGATTAACGAATGGTAAGAAAGAAATATTAATTGCTGCTCGTTCTGGTAAAGCAATTAGATTTGCTGAAGATCAGGTTAGAGCAATGGGAAGAACAGCTTCTGGAGTACGAGGAATTACGCTACGTGACGAGGCTGACGAGGTTGTTGGCATGGTTTGTGTTGAGAATTCTGACGAAGACATTATGGTTGTTTCTGAAAACGGTTATGGAAAACGTTCCAATATCGATGACTATCGAATTACGAATCGTGGAGGGAAAGGTGTTAAGACCATAAATATTACTGATAAAACAGGTGAACTGATTGCACTTAAGTCTGTAAGTGATAACGATGACTTGATGATCATCAACAAATCCGGAATTACGATTCGTCTAGCAGTTGCAGGATTAAGAGTTATGGGACGTGCTACACAAGGAGTTCGCCTAATTAACTTAAGCAAGAAGGACGATTCGATTGCAGCTGTTGCTAAGGTAAATTCTTCGAATGAAGATGATACCGAGACTAATACAGAAGAGGCTACGGAAGGAGAGAGTTAA
- a CDS encoding tetratricopeptide repeat protein — MKKLSFIMVLLLCVSMVNAQKSKVTGASNYLNSGKLDKAKEAIDAGIGHEKCVAWPKAYLIQGKVYQAIFESPLPAYKGLSDNALDVAFDAYMKALELDQKGKMMKPVKAQMTNMIPDYTNEAVNLYNKGDFSGALKAFEKVLEIENMEMFKADNLAVDTAVIFNAGLAAQKANNLEAAIKYYKQTIGYNYGGAKAYAYLSKVLTDSDKGEESLTYLHKGFELYPNDAYMLVELINHYLLGGEPEKAAEYLDKAIALDPENGSYYRAKGTLYEKTNEPAKAKEMYEIAFEKDPKDFTSQYNLGLLKLNAAITNHKAANEIMDAKKYNAAIKTVYTEYEGVIPYFVKVLELQPGEKNSLITLKELYFKLRNEKPEYLEKYNEVKAQLEGLE, encoded by the coding sequence ATGAAAAAATTATCATTCATTATGGTTCTTCTTTTGTGTGTTTCAATGGTAAACGCTCAAAAGAGTAAAGTAACAGGAGCTAGTAATTACCTGAATTCAGGTAAGCTAGATAAAGCAAAAGAAGCTATTGATGCAGGTATAGGACATGAAAAATGTGTTGCTTGGCCAAAAGCCTATCTAATTCAAGGTAAAGTGTACCAGGCTATTTTTGAAAGTCCACTTCCTGCATATAAAGGGCTTTCTGATAATGCACTTGATGTTGCCTTTGATGCTTATATGAAAGCTTTAGAGTTGGATCAAAAAGGTAAGATGATGAAGCCTGTAAAGGCTCAAATGACAAATATGATACCTGATTATACCAATGAAGCTGTTAATCTGTATAATAAAGGTGACTTTTCAGGAGCGTTGAAAGCTTTTGAAAAAGTTTTGGAAATTGAAAACATGGAGATGTTCAAAGCTGATAACTTAGCTGTTGATACTGCTGTTATCTTTAACGCAGGTCTTGCTGCACAGAAAGCAAATAATCTTGAAGCTGCAATTAAATATTATAAGCAAACAATAGGTTATAATTATGGTGGTGCCAAAGCTTATGCATACCTTTCTAAAGTATTAACTGATAGTGACAAAGGAGAGGAGTCATTAACTTATCTTCACAAAGGATTTGAGTTGTATCCAAACGATGCTTATATGTTAGTTGAGCTAATTAACCATTACTTATTAGGTGGTGAACCAGAGAAAGCTGCAGAATATCTTGATAAAGCAATTGCTTTAGATCCGGAGAATGGTTCATACTACAGAGCGAAAGGCACCTTATATGAGAAAACAAATGAGCCTGCCAAAGCTAAGGAGATGTATGAAATTGCTTTCGAAAAAGATCCTAAGGATTTCACATCTCAGTACAACCTTGGTTTACTTAAGCTTAATGCAGCGATTACAAACCATAAGGCAGCTAACGAGATTATGGATGCAAAGAAGTATAACGCAGCTATTAAAACTGTTTATACAGAGTATGAAGGCGTAATTCCTTACTTCGTAAAAGTACTTGAATTGCAACCAGGTGAGAAAAATTCTTTAATTACTTTGAAAGAGCTTTATTTCAAGCTAAGAAACGAGAAGCCTGAGTACCTTGAGAAATATAATGAGGTTAAGGCTCAATTAGAAGGTTTGGAGTAA
- the tpx gene encoding thiol peroxidase encodes MNKNSNKIAFAGNPMTLVGSEIKKGDKAENFTALNQGLAPVSLSDFDGKVKILSIFPSVDTGVCSAQAHRFNKEASNLGENVQIITLSNDLPFALGRFCGAEGIENLITLSDHKEMDFGYKYGFAIEELRLLTRGVVVIDKENTIQYVEYVPEVTDEPNYEAALEVAKKLV; translated from the coding sequence ATGAATAAAAATAGTAATAAAATTGCCTTTGCAGGCAACCCAATGACTCTAGTAGGATCAGAAATAAAAAAAGGTGACAAAGCAGAAAATTTCACTGCTCTTAATCAAGGTTTAGCTCCTGTTTCTCTTTCCGATTTCGATGGAAAAGTTAAGATTCTTTCTATTTTTCCTTCTGTTGATACCGGCGTTTGTTCAGCTCAAGCTCACCGCTTTAACAAAGAGGCTTCTAATTTAGGTGAGAATGTACAAATCATCACTTTGTCTAACGATCTACCATTTGCTTTAGGACGTTTTTGTGGTGCTGAAGGTATTGAAAATTTAATCACGCTTTCAGATCACAAAGAAATGGATTTCGGATATAAGTATGGATTCGCCATTGAAGAATTACGTTTATTGACTCGTGGCGTAGTAGTTATTGACAAGGAAAATACAATTCAATACGTAGAATATGTTCCTGAAGTAACTGACGAACCAAATTACGAAGCTGCATTAGAAGTCGCTAAGAAATTGGTTTAA
- a CDS encoding ATP-dependent Clp protease ATP-binding subunit yields MDSKFSPRVKDVLSLSKDEAERLGNSAIGTEHLFLGILREGEGVAVDILISLGVDLYDIRKNIEKNLKSDAISELDQNNIPLQKSAERVLKLIYLEAKALKNQTIDTSHLLLAILKDEKSLVTQVLEDNTIDYNKVKGNLKTLFPKAQADYPPEDREDKGGVSGGDSKRTAARGKSNTPVLDNFGVDITQAAEEGTLDPIVGRETEIERLAQILSRRKKNNPILIGEPGVGKSAIVEGLALRITQRKVSRVLFDKRVVTLDLASIVAGTKYRGQFEERMKAILNELAKTTDIILFIDEIHTIVGAGGATGSLDAANMLKPALARGEIQCIGATTLDEYRQNIEKDGALERRFQKILVEPTSIDETISILNNIKEKYEDHHNVFYTPDAIEACVKLTTRYVSDRHLPDKAIDALDEAGSRVHISNINVPVIIEELEKKIEETRQNKIKAVKAQKFELAASFRDKEKNFSEDLEREKEKWEKDLSTQKEKVAEENIAEVVAMMTGVPVKRIAQAEGSRLLQMSNQLQGKVIGQDDAIGKIVKAIQRNRAGLKDPNKPIGSFIFLGPTGVGKTQLAKVLSEYLFDSSEALIRIDMSEYMEKFAVSRLVGAPPGYVGYEEGGQLTEKVRRKPYSVVLLDEIEKAHPDVFNILLQLLDDGQLTDSLGRKVDFKNCIVIMTSNIGSRELKDFGKGIGFQSKSSGDSDYANSIIQKALRKAFAPEFINRVDDLIMFNSLSEEHIHKIIDIELKGLYGRIEELGFKIKISGAAKDFIAQKGYDVQYGARPLKRAIQKYLEDEMAEVIIKASLTEGDTISVGLDKNKSKIITKILKQNKEVE; encoded by the coding sequence ATGGACTCAAAATTTTCACCCCGTGTAAAAGATGTCCTTTCTTTAAGCAAAGATGAAGCCGAAAGATTAGGAAACAGTGCCATTGGTACTGAACATCTATTTTTAGGGATTCTGCGTGAAGGTGAAGGTGTTGCTGTCGACATCCTCATTTCTTTGGGCGTTGATCTTTACGACATTCGAAAAAACATAGAAAAAAATCTTAAGTCTGATGCTATTTCAGAATTGGACCAAAACAATATTCCTCTGCAAAAATCAGCTGAACGTGTTTTGAAATTAATTTATCTGGAAGCCAAAGCTTTAAAGAACCAAACCATTGACACTAGTCATTTATTGTTAGCCATTTTGAAAGATGAAAAAAGCTTGGTTACGCAGGTATTGGAAGACAACACCATAGATTACAACAAAGTAAAAGGGAATTTAAAAACTCTTTTCCCAAAAGCACAGGCAGATTATCCTCCAGAAGATCGCGAAGATAAAGGTGGCGTTTCAGGTGGAGACTCTAAAAGAACTGCAGCAAGGGGAAAATCAAATACACCTGTTCTCGATAATTTTGGAGTTGATATCACTCAGGCGGCTGAAGAAGGAACTTTAGATCCAATTGTAGGTCGTGAGACTGAAATTGAGCGCCTGGCACAAATACTTAGTCGTAGAAAGAAAAACAATCCAATTCTAATTGGTGAACCTGGCGTAGGTAAATCTGCTATTGTTGAGGGCTTGGCCCTTAGAATTACTCAAAGAAAGGTTTCTCGTGTTCTTTTCGACAAAAGAGTTGTGACACTCGACTTAGCTTCTATTGTTGCGGGTACGAAATATAGAGGTCAATTTGAAGAAAGAATGAAAGCTATTCTTAATGAATTGGCTAAAACAACTGATATCATTCTATTTATCGACGAAATTCACACCATAGTTGGTGCTGGTGGCGCTACAGGCTCACTTGATGCTGCTAATATGCTGAAACCAGCTTTAGCTCGAGGCGAGATTCAATGTATAGGTGCAACAACACTGGATGAGTACCGCCAGAATATTGAAAAAGATGGTGCATTAGAGCGTCGATTCCAGAAAATTCTGGTTGAGCCAACATCCATTGATGAAACAATATCAATATTGAATAATATCAAAGAAAAATACGAAGATCATCACAATGTCTTTTATACACCTGATGCAATTGAAGCTTGTGTAAAGCTAACAACACGATATGTAAGTGATCGTCATCTTCCTGACAAAGCTATTGATGCTCTTGATGAAGCTGGTTCACGAGTTCATATCTCGAACATCAATGTTCCTGTTATCATTGAGGAGCTTGAAAAGAAAATTGAGGAGACTCGTCAGAATAAAATAAAAGCCGTTAAAGCTCAAAAATTTGAACTCGCCGCTAGCTTTAGAGATAAAGAAAAGAACTTTTCTGAAGATTTAGAACGTGAGAAAGAGAAGTGGGAAAAAGATTTAAGTACACAAAAGGAAAAAGTTGCAGAAGAAAATATAGCTGAAGTAGTTGCTATGATGACCGGAGTTCCGGTAAAGCGAATCGCGCAAGCAGAAGGCTCTCGCCTACTTCAAATGAGTAATCAACTTCAAGGCAAAGTAATTGGACAAGATGATGCCATCGGAAAAATTGTTAAAGCCATTCAAAGAAACCGTGCTGGATTAAAAGATCCTAACAAACCAATTGGTTCATTCATCTTTTTAGGTCCTACCGGTGTGGGTAAAACACAATTAGCTAAAGTTTTATCAGAATATCTATTCGATAGTTCTGAAGCTCTTATTCGTATCGATATGAGTGAGTATATGGAGAAGTTCGCTGTCTCTCGTTTGGTAGGTGCACCTCCAGGATATGTAGGTTATGAAGAAGGTGGTCAATTAACGGAAAAAGTTCGTCGTAAGCCTTATTCTGTAGTACTCCTGGATGAAATTGAAAAAGCTCATCCTGATGTATTTAATATTCTGCTTCAATTACTTGACGATGGTCAATTGACCGACTCTTTAGGCCGTAAAGTTGATTTTAAAAACTGTATTGTCATCATGACATCTAATATTGGTTCCCGGGAATTGAAGGATTTTGGCAAGGGTATTGGTTTTCAGTCAAAATCTTCCGGAGATAGCGATTATGCAAATAGTATCATTCAAAAAGCCCTTCGCAAGGCCTTTGCTCCTGAATTCATCAATCGTGTAGATGATCTGATCATGTTTAACTCATTAAGCGAAGAACATATTCATAAGATTATTGACATTGAATTAAAAGGCCTTTATGGTCGTATTGAAGAACTTGGCTTTAAAATTAAAATATCTGGTGCAGCTAAAGATTTCATTGCGCAAAAAGGCTACGATGTTCAATATGGAGCACGACCTTTAAAAAGAGCTATTCAAAAATACCTCGAGGATGAAATGGCTGAAGTCATTATTAAAGCCTCACTTACCGAAGGCGATACCATTTCGGTCGGTTTAGATAAGAATAAAAGTAAGATCATCACTAAGATCTTGAAACAAAATAAGGAAGTAGAATAA
- a CDS encoding FIST signal transduction protein gives MYLENPSVNIIVDSVEKLTLSNRYSVLILLGEKTRIDLTKLVNILNSKNIKFAGGIFPKVINNNNVSSSGAIIKLISDENVSIYFDTTETFNTQFTEFTESTFTTAYVLTSGLSSKSSDHLRTLYTNLGNDVKFLGGGTGRTIENNEGILFCKDGVFSHGTIVTLTKKRTTTGSLHGWSKIFGPFIATKTNQNFIEELNWENAFVVYQRFLKEHLDILIDHENFELNSIHYPFGIYKENKEYIVRDPMKVSREGFLQCVGNIPENSLIDLMSVDKNDLHALPERIVSQSIDKKSTVNDVLIFDCISRAIHLSDAFYTELINLTEQIKRNQNNVNLEGVLSIGEIYSSGEGYPELLNKSIVLGFSYTE, from the coding sequence ATGTATTTAGAAAATCCAAGTGTAAATATTATCGTAGATTCCGTAGAAAAGTTAACACTTTCTAATCGTTATTCTGTTCTTATTCTTCTTGGAGAAAAAACACGAATAGATCTCACAAAACTAGTTAATATCCTAAATAGCAAAAACATAAAATTTGCAGGTGGGATTTTCCCTAAAGTGATTAACAATAACAATGTTTCTTCCTCAGGAGCAATAATAAAATTGATTTCAGATGAAAATGTATCCATTTATTTTGATACAACAGAAACATTCAACACTCAATTTACGGAATTCACCGAATCAACATTTACTACAGCTTATGTTCTTACTTCAGGACTATCATCAAAAAGTTCTGATCATTTACGCACATTGTACACTAATTTAGGCAATGATGTGAAATTTTTAGGTGGAGGTACAGGACGCACCATTGAAAATAATGAAGGAATCCTCTTTTGTAAGGATGGAGTTTTTTCTCATGGCACAATTGTTACCTTAACTAAAAAAAGAACCACTACAGGATCCTTACACGGTTGGTCTAAGATATTTGGCCCCTTTATTGCCACAAAAACGAATCAAAATTTCATCGAAGAGTTAAACTGGGAGAATGCTTTTGTGGTATATCAGCGTTTCTTAAAAGAACATTTAGACATCCTTATAGATCATGAAAATTTTGAATTAAATTCAATACATTATCCATTTGGAATTTATAAAGAAAACAAAGAATACATTGTTCGTGATCCTATGAAAGTCTCTCGTGAAGGATTTTTACAATGCGTTGGAAATATACCTGAAAACTCACTCATTGATTTGATGTCTGTAGATAAAAATGATTTACATGCACTTCCTGAAAGAATTGTTTCTCAAAGTATAGATAAGAAATCTACGGTAAACGATGTTTTAATTTTTGACTGTATTTCAAGAGCAATTCATTTAAGTGACGCTTTTTATACAGAATTAATTAACTTGACTGAACAAATCAAAAGGAATCAAAATAATGTAAATTTAGAAGGTGTATTATCCATTGGTGAAATTTATTCTAGCGGAGAAGGATACCCTGAATTATTAAATAAATCTATTGTTTTAGGATTTTCATATACAGAATAA
- a CDS encoding adenylate kinase, protein MLNIALFGPPGAGKGTQSKMLVEKYNLAYISTGDILRAEIAEGTELGLQAKDIIKQGGLVPDEIIVQIMEEKISSNNDVNGFLFDGFPRTTVQAYILEGLLLKLNTKLDCMLSLEVPNENLKNRLLKRAETENRSDDTEEVINVRLQEYETKTTPVAEFYKEKEIYHPIDGMGDIDEIFGRLTSVVDQTLERTWINMVLLGPPGSGKGTQGRMLAKKFNLVYISTGHLMRQEIKKGTDMGMSAKEYIEKGDIVPDEIAIKLIERQIKTHPDANGFIFKGFPRTIVQAYILDGLLRKLESTVTSSISLDVSTLESIKRLTARGKTQGKRKYDIDTDIIIHRLEQYEKRSSKVSSYYTKQNKFEGVNGVGNEEEIFQRLTDVVNNSFKKIR, encoded by the coding sequence ATGTTAAATATAGCATTATTCGGCCCTCCGGGTGCTGGTAAGGGAACTCAATCTAAGATGTTGGTTGAGAAATATAATCTCGCTTACATTTCTACCGGTGATATTTTACGAGCAGAAATTGCTGAAGGTACTGAATTAGGTCTTCAGGCGAAAGATATCATTAAACAAGGTGGTCTGGTACCTGATGAGATCATTGTTCAAATTATGGAGGAGAAAATTTCCTCTAATAATGATGTTAATGGTTTCTTATTTGATGGTTTTCCACGTACTACTGTTCAAGCTTATATTCTGGAAGGTTTATTGCTTAAACTGAATACGAAACTTGATTGTATGTTAAGTTTAGAGGTTCCCAATGAAAATTTGAAGAATCGTTTACTTAAGCGAGCAGAAACTGAAAACCGTTCTGATGATACTGAGGAAGTTATAAATGTTCGACTTCAAGAATATGAAACAAAAACGACCCCGGTAGCTGAGTTTTATAAAGAAAAGGAAATCTATCATCCCATTGATGGGATGGGGGATATCGATGAGATTTTTGGACGTTTAACTTCTGTGGTTGATCAAACTCTTGAGCGTACATGGATCAATATGGTTCTTCTGGGCCCTCCTGGTTCAGGGAAAGGTACACAAGGTCGTATGTTGGCTAAGAAATTTAATTTGGTTTATATTTCAACAGGTCACCTGATGCGTCAGGAGATTAAGAAAGGTACCGATATGGGTATGAGTGCCAAAGAGTATATCGAAAAAGGAGATATCGTACCTGATGAGATTGCTATTAAATTGATTGAGCGTCAAATTAAAACACATCCTGATGCCAATGGATTTATCTTTAAGGGATTTCCAAGAACAATTGTTCAGGCGTATATTCTTGATGGCTTGCTTCGTAAACTAGAATCGACTGTTACATCATCTATAAGCCTTGATGTTTCAACGCTTGAATCAATAAAACGATTAACAGCAAGAGGTAAGACTCAAGGAAAAAGAAAATATGATATTGATACAGATATAATTATTCACCGATTGGAGCAATATGAGAAAAGAAGTTCCAAGGTAAGTAGTTACTACACCAAACAGAATAAGTTTGAAGGCGTAAATGGAGTTGGAAACGAAGAAGAAATATTCCAAAGGCTTACGGATGTTGTTAATAACTCATTTAAGAAAATCCGATAA